One Halalkalicoccus sp. NIPERK01 genomic region harbors:
- a CDS encoding Cdc6/Cdc18 family protein, with protein sequence MNIEERVARRRRSDDGPHLIRSYDALSPAAHVRDPDGRGSTLERLLDHLEPAFDGDLPSNAYVWGPKGSGKSALVTALFSELGRVSRDVRSSIHTTTRVDDTDATGFAYVDARGTRTEFGLQHAILDALLDERVPKQGVGGDRFVELLEERFAESGRTAVVAIDHLGEPETFPVGTVESFLGRIPESIAWLAIGRTPPEDREVQAESTVHLPAYQEYVLVDVLTSRASQGLAHGAISHEELRRIATWSGGDAHDALAALFGAAVLASEAEKRTIDPETVTAGMEAVPRPSAAIGQVLALPENRQRVLRRLLDLDVTDHSIGTSAETIAADESLDLSATTVKRFLYELAESGVLRRTRAERTDGLGRPPSRVEPRFPTLVFRRVFDAAYGR encoded by the coding sequence ATGAACATCGAAGAACGCGTCGCGAGGCGACGACGATCCGACGACGGCCCGCACCTGATCAGGAGTTACGACGCACTCAGTCCGGCCGCCCACGTCCGGGACCCCGACGGGCGAGGCTCCACGTTGGAGCGGCTGCTCGACCACCTCGAACCGGCGTTCGACGGCGATCTCCCGTCGAACGCCTACGTCTGGGGGCCGAAAGGATCGGGGAAGTCGGCGCTCGTCACGGCGCTGTTCTCGGAACTCGGTCGGGTGAGCCGTGACGTCCGATCGAGCATCCACACGACCACGCGCGTCGACGACACCGACGCGACGGGGTTCGCGTACGTCGACGCCCGGGGGACGCGAACCGAGTTCGGCCTCCAGCACGCAATCCTCGACGCGCTGCTCGACGAGCGCGTCCCGAAACAGGGGGTCGGCGGCGACCGCTTCGTCGAGCTGTTAGAGGAGCGGTTCGCGGAGTCGGGCCGAACGGCGGTCGTGGCGATCGACCACCTCGGCGAACCCGAGACGTTCCCCGTCGGGACCGTCGAGTCGTTTCTCGGGCGGATTCCCGAGTCGATCGCGTGGCTCGCGATCGGTCGGACGCCGCCCGAGGATCGGGAGGTGCAGGCCGAATCGACGGTCCACCTGCCGGCCTATCAGGAGTACGTCCTCGTGGACGTCCTGACGAGTCGGGCCTCGCAGGGACTGGCCCACGGGGCGATCTCACACGAGGAACTCCGCCGGATCGCCACCTGGTCGGGCGGGGACGCCCACGACGCGCTGGCCGCGCTGTTCGGTGCGGCGGTGCTGGCGAGCGAGGCCGAAAAGCGGACGATCGACCCCGAGACCGTCACCGCCGGGATGGAGGCGGTCCCCCGACCGAGCGCCGCGATCGGGCAGGTGCTCGCGCTCCCCGAGAACAGACAGCGGGTGCTCAGACGGCTGCTCGACCTCGACGTCACGGATCACTCGATCGGAACGAGCGCCGAGACGATCGCGGCGGACGAGTCGCTCGACCTCTCGGCGACGACGGTCAAACGCTTCCTCTACGAACTGGCCGAGTCAGGCGTCCTCCGCCGGACGCGGGCCGAACGGACCGACGGACTCGGGCGGCCTCCGAGCCGCGTCGAACCCCGATTCCCGACGCTCGTCTTCCGGCGGGTGTTCGACGCCGCCTACGGCCGGTAG
- a CDS encoding sodium/proline symporter: MTDLLPLQEGIPVADDPVILLFGAVYLLVVVLIGVWGYLRTKTTGDFLITGKSVGTWVLAMTAFSVIQSGFGFVGGPELVYEFGMTGMWIFFSAPLGFLITWVLLAKRMRLLADIRNVLTLADGMYVRYESDAVRGLTGLAVAVGVIAYLATNLAALQYVMRAIFGIPVIWGLVGGAAILLAYSMLGGMIAGVWTDFLQAITMIVGAVFVLAYALSFGGGMEGISRNLASADPDLISPFGTMGGETAAIFAALAWWVLFSVGAAGQPHLVTKFYMSKSLEILKWGAPIAAISYAISSMIAFSAGLSMRSMVEGGTIQETFSASEVAPVFVLEFTPSVVAGLILAALLAAIMSTSDSFLNIGAAAISRDIPRAFGRPIDDDRTELRVTQGALAGLTVLSTGVVYYSDALVGILGTIGWGFFAAAFVPMVVLGMNWKGATAEGAIVATVAGLAINVVYSAVPMAAEVAGFAGLAAAIGAAYPFPEAFPVGAVAMLVAVALFVGVSLATRERSYVPADLQALIER; encoded by the coding sequence ATGACTGACCTCCTCCCGCTTCAGGAGGGGATCCCCGTCGCCGACGACCCCGTGATCCTGCTGTTCGGGGCGGTCTACCTGCTGGTGGTCGTCCTGATCGGCGTCTGGGGCTATCTCCGAACGAAGACGACGGGCGACTTCCTCATCACCGGCAAGAGCGTCGGCACGTGGGTGCTCGCGATGACCGCCTTCTCGGTGATCCAGTCGGGGTTCGGCTTCGTCGGCGGGCCCGAACTCGTCTACGAGTTCGGCATGACCGGCATGTGGATCTTCTTCAGCGCGCCGCTCGGCTTCCTCATCACGTGGGTCCTGCTGGCGAAACGGATGCGCCTGCTGGCGGACATCCGCAACGTCCTCACGCTCGCGGACGGGATGTACGTCCGCTACGAGAGCGACGCGGTCCGCGGACTGACCGGGCTCGCGGTGGCGGTCGGGGTGATCGCGTATCTCGCGACCAACCTCGCTGCCCTGCAGTACGTCATGCGGGCGATCTTCGGGATCCCCGTGATCTGGGGGCTGGTCGGCGGGGCGGCGATCCTGCTGGCCTACAGCATGCTCGGCGGGATGATCGCGGGCGTCTGGACCGACTTCCTGCAGGCGATCACGATGATCGTCGGCGCGGTGTTCGTCCTCGCGTACGCGCTCTCCTTCGGCGGCGGGATGGAGGGGATCTCGCGCAACCTCGCGAGCGCGGACCCGGACCTGATCTCGCCGTTCGGCACGATGGGCGGGGAGACGGCGGCGATCTTCGCCGCGCTCGCGTGGTGGGTGCTGTTCTCGGTCGGCGCGGCCGGCCAGCCCCACCTCGTGACGAAGTTCTACATGAGCAAGAGCCTCGAGATCCTGAAGTGGGGCGCGCCGATCGCCGCGATCTCCTATGCGATCTCCAGCATGATCGCGTTCTCGGCGGGCCTCTCGATGCGGTCGATGGTCGAGGGCGGCACGATCCAGGAGACGTTCAGCGCGAGCGAGGTCGCGCCCGTGTTCGTCCTCGAGTTCACCCCGAGCGTCGTCGCCGGGTTGATCCTCGCGGCGTTGCTCGCGGCGATCATGTCCACGAGCGACTCCTTCTTGAACATCGGCGCGGCAGCCATCTCCCGGGACATCCCCCGGGCGTTCGGCCGGCCGATCGACGACGACAGGACCGAACTCCGGGTGACGCAGGGCGCGCTCGCCGGTCTCACGGTGCTCTCGACGGGCGTCGTCTACTACTCGGACGCGCTCGTCGGTATTCTGGGCACGATCGGCTGGGGCTTCTTCGCCGCCGCGTTCGTCCCGATGGTCGTCCTGGGGATGAACTGGAAGGGCGCCACCGCCGAAGGAGCGATCGTCGCCACCGTCGCGGGCCTCGCGATCAACGTCGTCTACAGCGCGGTCCCGATGGCCGCCGAGGTTGCCGGGTTCGCGGGGCTTGCCGCCGCGATCGGCGCGGCCTACCCGTTCCCCGAGGCGTTCCCCGTCGGCGCGGTCGCGATGCTGGTCGCCGTCGCGCTGTTCGTCGGCGTCTCGCTCGCCACACGGGAGCGTAGTTACGTCCCGGCGGACCTGCAGGCGCTCATCGAGCGATGA
- a CDS encoding HAD hydrolase family protein has protein sequence MTPPIVVDIDGTITRGDGSSAVDPRAFEELRGWPAPVVIATGKAFPYPVALCQFVGIPTLVIAENGGIVLAGDEIRITGDASAPREVAREYREAGYDLGWGESDLVNRWRETEVAVNRASPLAPLEALAEDHGLEVVDTGYAYHVKDPAITKGEGLRAVCRALGRPVEQFVAIGDSENDVSTFSVVGRSFAVANADEAALAAADEVTAEGYSSGALSVLSELR, from the coding sequence ATGACCCCACCGATCGTCGTCGACATCGACGGCACGATCACCCGAGGGGACGGATCGAGCGCGGTCGATCCCCGCGCCTTCGAGGAACTCCGAGGATGGCCCGCGCCGGTCGTGATCGCCACCGGGAAGGCGTTTCCCTACCCCGTCGCGCTGTGTCAGTTCGTCGGCATCCCGACCCTCGTCATCGCCGAGAACGGCGGCATCGTCCTCGCGGGCGACGAGATCCGCATCACCGGTGACGCCAGCGCCCCCCGTGAGGTCGCCCGCGAGTACCGCGAGGCGGGCTACGATCTGGGCTGGGGCGAGAGCGACCTCGTCAACCGGTGGCGCGAGACCGAGGTCGCCGTCAACCGCGCCTCGCCGCTCGCCCCCCTCGAAGCGCTCGCCGAGGATCACGGGTTGGAAGTCGTCGATACGGGCTACGCCTACCACGTCAAGGACCCCGCGATCACGAAGGGCGAGGGCCTGCGCGCGGTCTGTCGGGCGCTCGGTCGCCCAGTCGAGCAGTTCGTCGCCATCGGGGACTCCGAGAACGACGTCTCGACGTTCTCGGTCGTTGGCCGGTCGTTCGCGGTGGCGAACGCCGACGAGGCGGCGCTCGCGGCCGCCGACGAGGTCACGGCGGAGGGCTACTCGTCGGGCGCGCTGTCGGTGCTCTCGGAACTGCGCTGA
- the glpA gene encoding anaerobic glycerol-3-phosphate dehydrogenase subunit GlpA, with amino-acid sequence MTDRVDALVVGGGSTGCGIARDLAMRGLSVTLVEQGNLTHGTTGRMHGLLHSGGRYAVSDKASARECIEENRVLREIAGHCVEMTGGLFVQLEDDPDEYFERKLEGCRECDIPAEVLTAEEAREREPYLTRDVKRAIAVPDGAVDPFRLCVANAADAVEHGARIETHAPVTDVLVEGGEVVGVEVEHESGPGKRVHKEPGTTEEIRAEHVINATGAWAGRVGEMAGVDVEVRPSKGVMVIMNVRQVDTVVNRCRKKGDADIVVPHETTAILGTTDVEVEDPEDYPEERWEVDLMIETLSELVPILAEARTIRSFWGVRPLYEPPGTGTTDPTDITRDFFLLDHEDRDSLPGMTSIVGGKFTTYRMMAEKISDHVCGKLDVSAECRTAEEPLPGSEDFSILRDYMDEFGLRSPIGRRSVQRLGSRADEVLKTMDPNPVVCDCEAVTRAEIRDAIEGAGSDLNAVRIRTRASMGNCQGGFCCHRMASELHPEYDAETVSAAWDELVQERWKGERHALWGEGLSQAALNYQLHGTTMSLDRAPEVAEFAAFDSGAETATGGGKSDGD; translated from the coding sequence ATGACAGACAGGGTCGACGCCCTCGTCGTCGGCGGTGGGTCGACGGGCTGTGGGATCGCCCGCGACCTGGCGATGCGCGGGCTCTCGGTGACGCTCGTCGAACAGGGCAACCTCACGCACGGTACGACGGGGCGGATGCACGGCCTGCTCCACAGCGGCGGGCGGTACGCCGTCTCCGATAAGGCGAGCGCGCGCGAGTGCATCGAGGAGAACCGGGTGTTACGCGAGATCGCGGGCCACTGCGTCGAGATGACCGGCGGGCTGTTCGTCCAACTCGAGGACGACCCCGACGAGTACTTCGAGCGGAAACTGGAGGGGTGTCGGGAGTGCGACATCCCGGCGGAGGTCCTGACCGCCGAGGAGGCCCGCGAACGCGAACCGTACCTCACCCGCGACGTGAAACGCGCGATCGCGGTGCCCGACGGCGCGGTCGACCCCTTCCGGCTCTGCGTGGCGAACGCCGCCGACGCGGTCGAACACGGCGCGCGGATCGAGACCCACGCGCCGGTGACGGACGTCCTCGTGGAGGGCGGCGAGGTCGTCGGTGTCGAGGTCGAACACGAGTCGGGGCCCGGAAAGCGCGTTCACAAAGAGCCGGGGACGACCGAGGAGATCCGCGCCGAGCACGTGATCAACGCGACGGGCGCGTGGGCCGGGCGGGTGGGCGAGATGGCGGGCGTCGACGTCGAGGTCCGTCCCTCGAAGGGCGTGATGGTGATCATGAACGTCCGGCAGGTCGATACGGTAGTGAACCGCTGTCGGAAGAAGGGCGACGCCGACATCGTCGTCCCCCACGAGACGACGGCCATTCTGGGGACGACGGACGTCGAGGTCGAGGACCCCGAGGACTACCCCGAGGAGCGCTGGGAGGTCGATCTGATGATCGAGACGCTCTCGGAACTCGTGCCGATCCTCGCCGAGGCCCGGACCATCCGCTCCTTCTGGGGCGTCCGACCGCTGTACGAACCGCCGGGGACCGGTACCACGGACCCCACCGACATCACCCGGGACTTCTTCCTGCTGGATCACGAGGATCGTGACTCGCTCCCGGGGATGACCAGCATCGTCGGCGGGAAGTTCACCACCTACCGGATGATGGCCGAGAAGATAAGCGACCACGTGTGTGGGAAACTCGACGTTTCGGCCGAGTGTCGCACCGCCGAGGAGCCCCTGCCGGGCAGCGAGGATTTCTCGATCCTGCGCGACTACATGGACGAGTTCGGGCTTCGCTCCCCGATCGGCCGCCGGAGCGTCCAGCGTCTCGGCTCGCGGGCCGACGAGGTGCTCAAAACGATGGACCCGAACCCGGTCGTGTGTGACTGCGAGGCGGTCACGCGCGCTGAGATCCGGGACGCCATCGAGGGCGCGGGAAGCGACCTCAACGCCGTCCGCATTCGAACGCGCGCCTCGATGGGCAACTGCCAGGGCGGCTTCTGCTGTCACCGGATGGCGAGCGAACTACACCCGGAGTACGACGCCGAGACCGTCAGCGCGGCGTGGGACGAGTTGGTCCAGGAACGCTGGAAGGGCGAGCGCCACGCGCTGTGGGGAGAGGGGCTCTCGCAAGCGGCGCTCAACTACCAGCTCCACGGGACGACCATGAGCCTGGACCGCGCGCCCGAGGTGGCGGAGTTCGCGGCGTTCGATTCGGGGGCGGAGACGGCGACGGGCGGGGGCAAGAGCGATGGCGATTGA
- a CDS encoding EthD domain-containing protein, giving the protein MIKMVQLLLRADDITHDEFKERWSGEHAELAKRLPNLEKYVTSVPRDPEKAGYDGIVELYFESTEDLAAAFESPEGERVQADAREFVDLEASPTLVVEETVRLDHSS; this is encoded by the coding sequence ATGATCAAGATGGTACAGCTCCTGTTGCGCGCCGACGATATCACCCACGATGAGTTCAAAGAGCGCTGGAGCGGCGAACACGCGGAGCTTGCGAAACGGCTCCCGAACCTCGAGAAGTACGTCACCTCGGTGCCCCGCGACCCCGAGAAGGCGGGCTACGACGGGATCGTCGAGCTCTACTTCGAGTCGACCGAGGACCTCGCGGCGGCGTTCGAGTCCCCCGAGGGCGAGCGCGTGCAGGCCGACGCACGGGAGTTCGTCGACCTCGAAGCCTCGCCGACGCTGGTCGTCGAGGAGACGGTCCGGCTCGATCACTCCTCGTAG
- a CDS encoding HEWD family protein, whose protein sequence is MLARTELRTPQRRECECCNRHEVWDANHGCWRIATDDDGERLTGTRHCIHEWDIDGTFRPYE, encoded by the coding sequence ATGTTGGCACGTACCGAGCTTCGAACGCCACAACGGCGGGAGTGCGAATGCTGTAACCGACACGAGGTATGGGACGCGAACCACGGCTGCTGGCGGATCGCCACCGACGATGACGGCGAGCGACTGACCGGCACCCGCCACTGTATCCACGAGTGGGACATCGACGGCACCTTCCGCCCCTACGAGTAG
- the cutA gene encoding divalent-cation tolerance protein CutA has product MPTAYITAPPDAAPSLARTLVEERLAACVNRLPITSKYRWDGEVVAEEEVLLLAKTTDERYPDLRERVESDHPHEVPCIERFEEADVLPAFAEWVADATQRSSESTDSAPDE; this is encoded by the coding sequence ATGCCGACGGCCTACATCACGGCCCCGCCCGACGCCGCACCCTCGCTCGCCCGCACCCTCGTCGAGGAGCGCCTCGCCGCCTGCGTCAACCGCCTTCCCATCACTTCGAAGTACCGCTGGGACGGCGAGGTCGTCGCCGAGGAGGAGGTCCTCCTGCTCGCGAAGACCACCGACGAGCGCTATCCCGACCTCCGTGAGCGCGTCGAGTCGGACCACCCCCACGAGGTGCCCTGCATCGAGCGCTTCGAGGAGGCGGACGTCCTCCCCGCGTTCGCCGAGTGGGTCGCGGACGCGACTCAGCGCAGTTCCGAGAGCACCGACAGCGCGCCCGACGAGTAG
- the glpK gene encoding glycerol kinase GlpK, translating into MTTEHFVGAIDQGTTGTRFMVFDHGGQVIANAYETHEQIYPEPGWVEHDPNEIWRNTQSVMTDALSNAGLDANQLEAIGVTNQRETTLLWDADTGQPIHNALVWQDRRTTDRVEELQEAGMAGTIREKTGLEVDAYFSATKAEWILDNADPIKTQRARPADLRERAEDGEIRFGTIDTWLIGKLTGNHITDVTNASRTMLYDIHEADWDDELLAEFGIAREMLPEVRPSSDEDYYGTTDPDGFLGAAVPVAGALGDQQAALFGQTCFDPGDAKNTYGTGSFFLMNTGEEAVESEHGLLTTIGFQRSGEPIQYALEGSIFVTGAAIEWLVDVELIEDPAETESLARSVDSTDGVYLVPAFTGLGAPHWDGRARGTIVGMTRGTRKEHIVRATLESIAYQTRDVAEAMEADSGIEMGSLRVDGGAVKNNFLCQLQADSIGSEIVRPVVDETTALGSAYAAGLAVGYWESADELRDNWQVDREFAPEMDAETADRKHRRWQEAVERSLDWAQEE; encoded by the coding sequence ATGACAACCGAACACTTCGTCGGTGCGATCGACCAGGGGACGACAGGAACGCGGTTCATGGTGTTCGATCACGGCGGGCAGGTGATCGCGAACGCCTACGAGACGCACGAGCAGATCTACCCCGAACCGGGCTGGGTCGAACACGACCCCAACGAGATCTGGCGCAACACCCAGTCGGTGATGACCGACGCGCTCTCGAACGCGGGGCTCGACGCGAACCAGTTGGAGGCGATCGGCGTCACCAACCAGCGCGAGACGACGCTGTTGTGGGACGCCGATACGGGCCAGCCGATCCACAACGCGCTGGTCTGGCAGGACCGCCGGACCACGGATCGGGTAGAGGAACTCCAGGAGGCGGGGATGGCCGGAACCATTCGGGAAAAGACCGGGCTGGAGGTCGACGCCTACTTCTCGGCGACGAAAGCCGAGTGGATCCTCGACAACGCCGACCCGATCAAGACCCAGCGAGCGCGCCCCGCGGACCTGCGCGAGCGCGCCGAGGACGGCGAGATCCGATTCGGAACGATCGACACCTGGCTCATCGGGAAGCTGACCGGCAACCACATCACGGACGTCACGAACGCTTCGCGGACGATGCTCTACGACATCCACGAGGCCGACTGGGACGACGAGTTGCTGGCGGAGTTCGGCATCGCCCGGGAGATGCTCCCGGAGGTACGACCATCGAGCGACGAGGACTACTACGGGACGACCGATCCCGACGGCTTCCTCGGCGCGGCGGTGCCCGTCGCGGGCGCGCTGGGCGACCAGCAGGCCGCGCTGTTCGGCCAGACGTGTTTCGACCCCGGCGACGCGAAGAACACCTACGGGACCGGCTCCTTCTTCCTGATGAACACCGGCGAGGAGGCCGTCGAGAGCGAACACGGCCTGCTCACCACGATCGGCTTCCAGCGCTCGGGCGAGCCGATCCAGTACGCGTTGGAGGGGTCGATCTTCGTCACCGGCGCGGCCATCGAGTGGCTCGTCGACGTCGAACTGATCGAGGACCCCGCCGAGACCGAGTCGCTCGCCCGGAGCGTCGACTCGACCGACGGCGTCTACCTCGTGCCCGCCTTCACCGGACTCGGCGCGCCCCACTGGGACGGGCGCGCTCGCGGGACCATCGTCGGGATGACCCGCGGGACGAGGAAGGAACACATCGTGCGTGCGACCCTCGAATCGATCGCCTACCAGACCCGCGACGTCGCGGAGGCGATGGAGGCCGACTCGGGGATCGAGATGGGATCCCTCCGTGTGGACGGCGGCGCGGTGAAGAACAACTTCCTCTGTCAGCTCCAGGCCGACAGCATCGGCTCGGAGATCGTCCGGCCCGTTGTCGACGAGACGACGGCGCTGGGCTCGGCGTACGCCGCCGGCCTCGCCGTGGGCTACTGGGAGAGCGCGGACGAACTCCGGGACAACTGGCAGGTCGACCGGGAGTTCGCCCCGGAGATGGACGCCGAGACGGCGGATCGCAAGCACCGACGCTGGCAGGAGGCCGTCGAGCGCTCGCTCGACTGGGCACAGGAGGAGTGA
- a CDS encoding AMP-binding protein yields MTRTDTDPWYCDLAYDSYEEACEKFEWDLPDDYNLAHDLLRKHPDPDRPALFQAYPDGRRETYTFRDLDRLSNRVANALDARGIERGDRVGVVVPQKPENVLMHLACWKIGAISLPLSVLFGPEALGHRLRDSDARAVVADASVRETVEEVEDDSALEHTVVVDDSEDDDSFESLLDEGSEEYAIAETDAETPAIIMYTSGSTGPPKGVLHSHGVWVGHCPAFSMYFELDPEGTYWTPADWAWIGALGDLVFPAWHYGQAVVGYPMGTFDSREAYSIMEEFDVTGAFLPPTAIRMMMDVDSSRYDLSIEAICSGGEPLTPEILAWADDELGGVPVNELYGQTEANLLVTNCREWFPARAGSMGKPVPGHDVRVIDPETSEELPVGEVGEIAVRRAGDPVVFREYWNRPEKTESATVGASEAQSTSKANGDAVSWHLTGDLGSADEEGYLWFKSRDDDLIITSGYRVGPREVEEVLLDHEAVAQVGVVGVPDETRGEIVKAFVQPVDEGSEALREELQDLVRERLAKYEYPREIEFRDELPQTTTGKIRRKDLAEE; encoded by the coding sequence ATGACCCGAACCGACACCGACCCGTGGTACTGTGACCTCGCGTACGACAGCTACGAGGAAGCCTGCGAGAAGTTCGAGTGGGATTTGCCCGACGACTACAATCTCGCACACGACCTGCTCCGAAAACACCCGGACCCCGACCGGCCGGCCCTCTTTCAGGCCTACCCCGACGGCCGCCGGGAGACCTACACCTTTCGTGACCTCGATCGCCTCTCGAACCGCGTCGCGAACGCGCTCGACGCCCGTGGGATCGAACGCGGCGATCGCGTGGGCGTGGTCGTCCCGCAGAAGCCCGAAAACGTCCTGATGCACCTCGCGTGCTGGAAGATCGGCGCGATCTCGCTTCCGCTCTCGGTCCTGTTCGGTCCCGAGGCGCTGGGCCACCGCCTGCGCGACAGCGACGCTCGGGCGGTGGTCGCCGACGCCTCGGTGCGGGAGACCGTCGAGGAGGTCGAGGACGACTCGGCGCTCGAACACACCGTCGTCGTTGACGACTCCGAGGACGACGACTCGTTCGAGTCGCTTCTCGACGAGGGTTCCGAGGAGTACGCGATCGCCGAAACGGACGCCGAGACGCCCGCGATCATCATGTACACGAGCGGGTCGACCGGCCCGCCGAAGGGCGTGCTCCACTCCCACGGGGTGTGGGTCGGACACTGTCCGGCCTTCTCGATGTACTTCGAACTCGATCCCGAGGGGACCTACTGGACGCCCGCCGACTGGGCGTGGATCGGCGCGCTCGGCGATCTCGTCTTCCCGGCGTGGCACTACGGACAGGCGGTCGTCGGCTACCCGATGGGAACGTTCGACTCCCGGGAAGCGTACTCGATCATGGAGGAGTTCGACGTCACGGGGGCGTTCCTCCCGCCGACCGCGATCCGCATGATGATGGACGTCGATTCCAGTAGGTACGACCTCTCGATCGAGGCGATCTGCTCGGGCGGCGAGCCCCTGACCCCCGAGATCCTCGCGTGGGCCGACGACGAGTTGGGCGGCGTTCCGGTCAACGAACTCTACGGCCAGACCGAGGCCAACCTGCTTGTGACCAACTGCCGCGAGTGGTTCCCCGCGCGGGCGGGTAGCATGGGCAAACCGGTGCCGGGCCACGACGTGCGGGTGATCGATCCGGAGACGAGCGAGGAACTACCCGTAGGAGAGGTCGGCGAGATCGCGGTCCGTCGGGCGGGCGATCCGGTCGTCTTCCGCGAGTACTGGAACCGACCCGAGAAGACGGAATCGGCGACGGTCGGCGCGAGCGAGGCGCAAAGCACCTCGAAAGCGAACGGTGACGCCGTGAGCTGGCACCTCACCGGCGATCTGGGCTCCGCCGACGAGGAGGGGTATCTCTGGTTTAAGTCCCGCGACGACGACCTGATCATCACCAGCGGGTATCGCGTGGGCCCCCGCGAGGTCGAGGAGGTGCTGTTGGACCACGAGGCGGTCGCGCAGGTCGGCGTGGTCGGCGTCCCCGACGAAACCCGCGGCGAGATCGTCAAGGCGTTCGTCCAGCCGGTCGACGAGGGTTCGGAGGCGCTGCGCGAGGAACTACAGGACCTCGTGCGCGAGCGACTCGCCAAATACGAGTACCCCCGCGAGATCGAGTTCCGCGACGAACTCCCCCAGACCACGACCGGGAAGATTAGACGGAAGGACCTCGCGGAGGAGTGA
- a CDS encoding cupin domain-containing protein, which translates to MYTHRTIDDVDPQEIEGIEPRLRAIGYELRPDEMRPSVWEYAAGESNNRHRQGEQEELYVVLSGSFEMEIEGERIDLAEGDVIVVEPDAWRRLTAREDSRLLVVGAPNVPDDGIVYEE; encoded by the coding sequence GTGTACACCCACCGCACCATCGACGACGTCGACCCACAGGAGATCGAGGGGATCGAACCCCGTTTGCGGGCGATCGGCTACGAACTCCGCCCCGACGAGATGCGCCCGAGCGTCTGGGAGTACGCCGCGGGCGAGTCGAACAACCGGCACCGACAGGGCGAACAGGAGGAGCTGTACGTCGTCCTCTCGGGCAGTTTCGAGATGGAGATCGAGGGCGAGCGGATCGACCTGGCCGAGGGCGACGTGATCGTCGTCGAACCCGACGCGTGGCGACGGCTCACCGCCCGCGAGGACTCCCGACTGCTCGTCGTCGGCGCGCCCAACGTCCCGGACGACGGGATCGTCTACGAGGAGTGA